One Uloborus diversus isolate 005 chromosome 7, Udiv.v.3.1, whole genome shotgun sequence genomic window, gagttTATGGTGTTATTTGATATTTGCTCAATTGCTGATGATTTAGccgttgtaactacatttcctgtacttagctgtaaataaatctcctgtgcttttctcaagaactgtgtcgtcattcaaagaaagtttaAAGTTGCATCGAACGcgtaacaatatttaaatttaaatatagaaACGCATTTCAAAACCCTGATGCAAAgccgtatttctgccttagtcctggttATAGggctggtaacttactgaaaataccatgccttgcctgcaatcttcgagttgaaccgaaccattgcttcggtcactcgtctggtcagtgctaattctatattagctatcagtttgtttggcactcttggcttccttaagaggttttccacctccagctcagatACTTCCTGttccgggctgttgagtgctaataagctcgaaactgcagccctcagatggaactgactgagctggcggtgtattttatgtacactgatcgacattgaaaatgcaacacaaagaaggagTGGTTAGAAggtgatgaaatttgaaaaaaagacagagacagcaaggaataataaatgatcttaaattcaaaatgataggcagaatacagagcgagaacggcattggctcagtaggatgtaggaccaccgcggacagcgatacacgaagaaacacgtctaggcatagagtcaataagagtgcggatggtgtccagagggattgCTCTCCATTCCCTTcaaaccatttgccacagttcgtcttctaaacgaggcagggacagggtctgcaaacggcgtccaatcacatcccacacatgttcgattggtgacagatcaggagagtatggtggccaggtaagtatctgtgtgccttggagagcatgttggcagatgcgagcactgtgtggtcgggcgttatcctgctgaaaaattgcattaggtagcccttgaaggtaagggattgccaccggccgcagcacattatccaagtattgtTGGGCCGTCATCGTGCCCTGAATacaaactagaggtgatatggaattgtacgcaattgcgcttcaaaccattatgccacgttgtcgtgagGTGgaacgttccacagttactgccggattagatttgtctccacgtcgacgccacacacgtatgcggcgactatcactggataaacagaagcgggattcatctgagaacacgacattttgccattctgtcatccacgtcgctctattccggcaccatactaaacgttgctgtctatattctggggtcaatggcagtcttcttagcggacgccgtgattgcagaccacgtgcgaccaaacgacgggaaatggttctggttgacacgggaacattcagggtatcttgtacctgctgcagaatcgaggaacaagtgacttgtgggtctgctacagcttgtcggtggatgcgtcgatccacacGTTCTGACGTCTACCTGACTGCCCCTGCACCCCTtaatcttgccacatttcattgttccaaccatcttcgacACAGCCGATGCActgtgctcgcatccatgtgggtattagctgcgatttgacgtacagaccaacctccccttctcagtccgatcaccatacccctcgtaaaatcgtctatctgctggaagtgccttagttgacgtcggcctggcattctctcgtgttacacgtaccctccaagacaaaaacaaaatttcttcgataattctccagtcagaaataacgacacgaatattgcccattctgcaagttccttcccttatatcttacttcacgtgtgtcggagagctgcgcatttcacatcctttacataactcagtgatgtacgtctactctaaaatttgcatacatttCTGAACACTCTTTCTTTGGTttacattttcaatgtcgagcagtgtgtTTCTGCCTTAGCCATGGCTATAGggctggtaacttactgaaatagCAATACAGGATGCAAGTTAATTTCGTTTATATGATAGGATATTGCTCTTTTTTACATTAGAACGTACTATTTTTAATAGGTGAAAGTTGGAATCGGTTTGATTTATGTgtgttcaaaaatatgttttaagtaaGCTTTGTAATTCCAGGGAAAGGATCCCAGAACGAGTTGTCCATGCCAAAGGAAGTGGCGTTTTCGGGTATTTTGAAGTAACTGACGATGTAACGCAGTACACTAAAGCCAAGGTATTGAGTAAAATCGGCAAGCGTACTCCCATTGCTGTGCGGTTCTCATTGGCGGGTAAGTGGAACAAAAGacgtttttttatttgtgtgttcTCGTCTCCGTATCAATACATCTTAatctataaaaacatattttttttgccTTTATATTTTCATACTGTCTGTAATACTGCAGTGGGAatgtaaatggcagtatctgtgGAAATGAGtttcgagatacttgaagaaactcgttttggattcagtactaacaataaggaagtgttggaattttttttcagccTAAACCAAAaaggcaagcttgtacaataaagctaccgtacaatcgatgacaaaaattcaaaatggaaattttgcagtttctgccctttacctgctcacGATAGTATAGTTTGCTTAACTCTTAACAACCTgttaaggagtttttttttttttgtaatgtaagtAATAAGATGGGGTACATGTAGCACCAACATTACACTTGTGCATCCCACAAAATTTAGCTAATTAAAGTAGGAAAATTTCCAATGATTTTCtgctatttatttatatattgagAGGCTCAGCATTGATGGCGCTCGGTGGAGGAGTCCAAAGCATCGAAATCGTAGGAAATAGGAACGGCAGTAAACGCGATCAGCAAATCAAGACTTCCACAATTTGCATGCTATCTGGTAGTTAGGGGTTAGAGTTCCATTAATTTTCGTTTCTTATTGtaaacaaatcatgaaatttcacgaaaaaaaacttgatttctcTCGCCAACACTTGATAAAGTAACCAATGCTTATAGAGCAAGAGCCCATGAGCACcggacctacgtcatagtattaaggcccaaaatttttctgtgtaagtacatcacagcaggtaagaaaggttctctattatttaagctgagtcgagctggctttggcaggaaacaggtagcaaaagttgcgtcaaaaactgagtcattTCATGTCAAGTGATCTCGTTGCCTCCACCCGATTATCTCCAATTTGAACGGAATTTTAtggaggtgcagacatgcctttaaAACTCACCTATACAAATTTTTagcttccaagacccaaatcTTGAGGATGTAggatgggtaaaaaaaaaagaggaggggtGGGGGTCCAAAGTGGCGGATAAGCTTTATGAAACGAATTGCCTTGTTCCCCCATCGGAAGCCATTTTggcgccaattttttttttttttttttttgaagtatccTAGATCTTTGTGATTTGTATCTtgcaagctgaaaatttgcattggttagtttcaaaggcatgtctgcacctcaataaaacgtcctccaaatcggagatggttggaTGGGGACCATGAGGTCACGTGACATCAGTGACATGGAATGGATCTATGATGTTTAGCTTTAGCAGTAATTTTACGCACATTTGCTACCTTTTTctcgccaaagccagcgcgactccacttaaataatagcgaacctttcttacctgctgtggtGTTCTTACGCAGGAAAATTTTGGTCCCTTATataggtctggcactcatggaCTCTTGGaccattattttcttttcaaccgATTTCGAGATGGACTCGTTCAAAGCCGAACGTCGACAATCTTGAGTTTCACAGTAAATACAACAGAAACAGTACAGTAAATAACATGCACATAAAACTTAAACCACAAAatgtaaacatttcaaaatgttgGAATGTAGAAGTTCAATTCATCTGAGGTGTAAGACATCATCATCAACCTCACCAATTCAACGTAAAAAGGGCTCAGAGAGTTTTTAATATATGAACATACAGCGGTACAAACTCACTTTTTGCTGGATTGcagtttgatttttcttttaattaatcatTCAGGAACGGATGTGGGAGGAGCAGACACAACTCGGGACATCCGTGGCTTCGCAGTCAAGTTCTACACTGAAGAAGGGAACTGGGACATCATTGGACTTCATGTTCCAGTATTCCCTATTCGAGATCCTATTCTGTTCCCGAGTTTCGTTCACACGCAGAAACGGAATCCGGTAACCAATCTAAGGGTAAGTAAAAGAACCATTAGTTTTTACAGGTGAACTACCCAGCACCATTGGAattgagagggaaaaaaataataattcagaaAGTGTAAAAAGTATTGGAAGGTAAAAACTCCTTGAAGCAATCATCACATTAGGtttatgaattttaaagtttCCATTCAATTTAACTTTTCATGCTTCTTATTACTTCTGTCAAGCATACTtccaaatgaaaataacttattttgGCATCCAACAGTTGAAGGAACTGCACTGAACTGAGCTTCTAACGATCGTATTCACCGTCCGATTCAAATCTTAGTCAAACATTCAAACTTCTGATTGCAGCCTTCTTTAACCAATAGTAGCGATATTCACCAGCCAATTTGAATCTCAACTGGACAACCGAACCACCGATTGAAGCTTTCTCATTGGTTGATTGACACTTCGAGTGTCTGAAGGAGGTTCAAATGGACTGGTGAATGCAACCGTAAGTTCTGCGAGGAGAAATCTAGTCTTCAGAGTTTTTGATTATCTGAATGGAGTGCGGTCGTAATTGATTCCGATAATTGAAGTTCTAAGGTGGTTGGATTACTAATGTTGTTGCTAGTTGGATTACTAATGTACGTTGCTAGCGagaaatttttatataaatttttatatctcTAGTTGGGTTACCCCATTTTAATACTCTACTCACTAGGCATTCCTACacctttgactaatttttattataatattgtACGTTCGGGTGTTCTACAAAATACTTCTGTTTCAGGACCTGAATATGTTTTGGGACTTCTTCTCCTTGAGGCCTGAAAGCATTCATCTACTACTATACCTATTTTCTGATCAAGGTATCCCTGAAAGTTATAGAAACATAGACGGATTCAGCATCAATACATACAAGCTCGTGAATGAATCCAAAGAAATTTTTTACTGCAGATTTGCATTTATGGTAAGACAAAACAAAATTAGAAATCAAGATTCGGacaaaaagtgcaatttttttgccTTAATattatgtcactttttttttttacacagacgGATCAAGGGAACAAGTATTTTTCCGCTGAAAGGGCTTCCCAACTGGCTTCATCAGATCCAGATGTTTATGGAAGAGATCTATACAACGCTGTTGAAAATGGGAATTATCCGTCTTGGACCTTTTGCATTCAAGTGATGACTTCCGAAGAAGCTAAAAGCTGCAGTTTTAATCCGTTTGATGTTACAAAGGTTAGTGTCTGGTTACCTAGTTTATAGCATGTCAACCAGAACCAAATTCAGCTCCAAGCCATCCCTAGACAGACTTGAAACAGACCACCCCTTCTCCCTTTCCACCTTttaaaattaaacgcaacttACCTTGAAAGTCTCAAGCTTCTTTCAATAGTGATtccaaactgaaatttttaattcaaattatgttttttttttgcaatcacgagttgcgaaaggaccctactcattggttgctaccccactcacttgtttcttgaaacggttcctgtccctccaagcctgcccctcctcttgggcggttatgtgtgtatagttgtgtatgtgtaggcttgtatgtgtacatagacctgtgtgtatgcaagttagcgtgtgtgtatgtgtgaaaagacgcgtgtgtgcatgtgtgtgagtgttcaTATGTATGAGCGTGTGGGTATCTAGAAAATGGATGAcaccaaccaggagaagcggctaccggggatcagtgctcaggaccagaggagccgctcCTGCAGATGACGGtgaggttgaaaaaggaaccaaacatcacggacggtcaaataaaaataattagcaatcgtgattgctcaaaaaaaaaaaaaaaaaaaaaaaaaaaaacttttcaaaatgcttctgaaacCATTCTTACTGAtacttatgtaaaatgacactctgaatccaaatatgaccccGTTTTCGATATAGCGCTCAATTGTTTCAATTTTCTGACAGTTTCTATAgccatttgttttttatttggagggaGAGAGAGCATTAAaccgttaacattcttctgaggaaCTAGGGAGGAGAAAAGTTCAAAAGTATGAACATTTGTATGAAGAAGGAACTACCAGGATATACCACTATAAGTGAACCCTCATGGTGGTATTCCTCcctaaaatagttaaaaaatcataaaaacgatcttttttttccccttttttaccacatttttttaaaacttattggtACGAGACCAAAGTATCGGCCTCACTTTTATGAGCTCCATGTCCATAAAAAGGTtcacgttgggggggggggataaaaatcTTGGAAGCATCGCATGTTTTATATTTCTCGCATTGTAGATCTTCATTCCTAAGTCTTCTcgaattatatttatatttattaaagtaACATTTATAGATATAATTAAGGTcgcaaatgaaattaaatatgccTATAATTAAGCACTAATGTGTCTTTCTGGGGATGCGCCGCCCCATTGTTGATCCTTCTTGATagtgataaaatttaataataggaATATGATCCCactatagaaaataaaaatactggcttttcattttaaagaatagtaagaaaaaaaggtgattaaaataacattttaccgCCTTCTGCAGCTGTCTACTCtgtctatttaatttttaaaaccacGAAGAAAGAttactttcttaaaagtataaCAGAGGCAGGTAGAAGGAAGTTATCTTCACTCGGATGATTTACATCTTTGAAACTAAAGTCCTTGTTTTGatgaaggagtttttttttctttcttgtagcCCTGAACTTTAgggcaggaattaaaatggagggagtaagtTTAATCATTGGTTTAGCAAAAGATGATCCAAAGACCcgaagtcacgtgactcaacaacgacgaatggttggcacgttttgcgtgaaacaagcgaagaaacctgattttttccAATGCTTCGAATTAAAATCTATCACAGGATTTGGGGTTTtggttttatgaatgaaaatcttcactccCTTCACTgaacgattttaatttttaaatttttgcgttGCAACGTTATTTTTCTTACGTTCAATTCTTGACTAAAGTTAaacatcctattttttttctgaaatagctcAGCACAACcctaaatagaaattaaaaagcaacgataaaatttttttacaataataaaactAATTGGAGGATTTGAGAGAATTTACTcaaataaaaagaacattttactaAGCTTTTTCGTATCCCTTAATTTCTGCAACCTtatattaaaaacttatttgagttctaaaaatatttttacatttttttctgtttaaggtATGGCCTGAAAAGGAGTTTCCATATATAAAAGTAGGCAAAATGGTCCTCAATAAGAATCCTACTAATTATTTTGCCGAAGTTGAACAAATCTCTTTCTGCCCTGCAAACTTAGTTCCTGGAGTTGAGCCAAGCCCAGATAAAGTACTTCAGGTAAATATAACTGCTGAGAAACTTGtgctatttttaacattttttcctgacataaattatgaaaaacatCATACAATACGCATCTTATCTAATCAACACATATCCAAATTTCTCTTTTCATAAATATCTCCATTTTTGAGCGCTGAAGGATCTTTTTGattcctttaatttaaaaataagccagcaatattttcagtaaaattgtTACTCTTTACACAGTCGGCTAcaactacagtgaaaccccgattttacgtcccccaaaTCAACGGTTTTCTCGCATTACacgttttttttccatttggtcaCAGTTTCTCCGTGTACTAATAATGCTAATTTAATACGGATAGAAAGTTTTTTGATTTATGAATTTCTCACATTTTGCGTTTTCcctggaaagtaaaaaaaaaaaaaaaaagaaataaaagaaaatgttttaaaataagcaatatgtttccttttgtgctttttaaaaTCTAATCCACGCTGTTGTAAGTTAATCTATGAAAACAAAATGgctactgctccatccgtagcccaCCTTATGGCGCCAACGAATATGAACAAGAAGAACCGGAGGCACAAACATATCTttcaatcttatataattaaaaactcaacgcatgtatctatgtatgtatgtatgtccaagttacttctcccgaacgacagtgaactggcCATCGAGCCACGTATCAatgatggattcgtaatcttcccgtctttatgtttggtcATTTTAATATACTCCTCCACTAATAATTatcggagatatcaattaaaaactatattaataatgacacttagatttcgacataaagtccctatttttcgaagactttccttcattcaaattattattcttctcATTTtgagtgcttcatctcaactttccgtaacaatgcttttattaaaatttgtagcgtgaagaaaatcattgagaagaaagatctgttgccatttttttttctcgaatatgaacagataaaattctgggttttgtttcaAAGGCTTTCCCTATAATC contains:
- the LOC129226071 gene encoding catalase-like, which produces MFWDFFSLRPESIHLLLYLFSDQGIPESYRNIDGFSINTYKLVNESKEIFYCRFAFMTDQGNKYFSAERASQLASSDPDVYGRDLYNAVENGNYPSWTFCIQVMTSEEAKSCSFNPFDVTKVWPEKEFPYIKVGKMVLNKNPTNYFAEVEQISFCPANLVPGVEPSPDKVLQGRIFSYLDAARYRLGTNFYQIPVNCPFRSRPRNYERDGTATVTDNQDGAPNYYPNSFGGPVEDPKARESTFPVHGEAARYDTSDDDNFTQPGIFYRKVLNEGERSRLVNNIVSSLSNAEEFIQERQVENFSRVDPDLGGRIRIGLQQQKEL